GGCTAAGGTTTGTTCATTTCATTGACGCTGCCTTTTTGCCTAAGCCGATTTGTTTGATGTCCTCCGTTGTGCGCATGAAATTTAGCCAGTATTGCATGAAAGACAATGCTCATTATAAGGATTGTACATCTacatatataccatatatgaTAATTCTTTGCTTCGAGCTtaccaaatataaaataccctTCACTGTGATTTGATTGCTTTTAAAGAAATTCCTCCTATAATAAATATCTGAAACGCAATCCatctataatattaatagaaaaaatatgataaCTAAATGGACTTGGCTACATCGGCattatagatatacatataattttatcatatttgGGAATGGAAAACATATCCTTCTTAAGTAATGTAATATTCTCTAcaagggtattaaaaaaaaaagtaatagtTCAGTAAGCgatttgaagaaaaaaaagagagaattaaattcaattcaaaattataagcGTGTATTAATGCGAACAGTATTTTAGCTCTCGTCTTTAAGTCAGCTTGTACTTAAGGAAATTGGTGTAAACATAAGGATATTATGGTTTTAAACAGGACGAATGTTTTCTTATACTATTCACAATATTCGATTAAAGgtcattaaaaattctttacatgtattgttaattgttaatgTTTACTTTCATGGGtagataaatatgtactaaTCTAGAAGCTACAAATATGTGTATAgattaaatattacatttataattggATTTAAGTTACAAGGATTCAGGTTTGTATATTTAACAATACAAAGTCATCGCTCAGCGCGTTTTGtttggaatttatttttattgattttattcttaataaataattaaaaggtaAATTGAATGTATTAACAGTTGCTATTGTTCACTTAGGGGACTATTAAGGGCTCTACTTatgtttgttatatttatagctATGTAATTTGTTTTCAGTTGTTATTTATCagttatatgtttattaatgttttattgAGTGCagaacacaaaaacaaaatgccgACAAAAAAAGGTGTgtgattatttataaatgttgttttgattattgacaattgcaattgttgctgacTGAAATTGAGTTAGACACGGGACACATatgcacaaatacaaatagatGATTTCCTTGATTGCCAATCtaagtattaataataatttttattatattgcagAATTATCCAGGAGTTAAAGAGACAATGACACAATGTacatgtttatataaataacgTTTATGTTTGTACTCTTATTtgattgttttattgtttttgtggtGTATGTTAAACCAAAACTGGATTTAAGGACGTCACACAAATTCTACACGATTAgagtttgaaaattgttgagcAGTCGATAATAAAATTTGGATAAAATTGTACTTGATATTTTGAGCAAACCAACTACATTATGCTACGTGGATTACATAACTTACGctagaaattattaaatcaaatcgaattgaattgaatttaataagaattagtataaaatattgaagGGACAAAACTTTTAGCTACGCACAAGCTGCGGaatgatatatgtattaaaaatgtgtCCAGATGTGTTGAAAGTGTATTTTTTACAGATTTGGATATATTTCTCCACTTACCCTTGGTCGTCTTGAAGCCCTGGTTGATGGCCCGAGTGGTGCGCACGGCGGCTCGATAGATTCGCCAATAGAAAAAGAGCATCACGAACATCGGTATGTAGAAGGAACCTAAAGCCGAGTAGAGTACATAACCTCGATCATTGGTCAGCTCACATTTCCAGGGGCAACTTGTCGCCGGTTGTACAACATTTTGAACTGGCGCATTTAACAGATCGTAATCCATTTCAGTAACAGgtggaattgttgttgttgttgttgtggttgaagACGTCGTCATGGCTGCGATATGAATCTCAGCTGAGCCATCGATTGGCGCAAAATTGGGATCATATGGATTGTAggcatttccatttttatttccatttccatttgcaaTTCTATTTCCACTTATCAAAGAGGCTCCAGCCCCTTTATGCTTAATGCTATTGCTATCTATATCTAGTTGCTCATCCTGTGTGCTTGACATTGTGGTGGCATAGTAAAGCGTATAATTTCCCCGTGTGTAGGTCGGTTGTACCATGGcctaaaaataatatggaaATGTGAGATATATGTGACATTTGACAGGGTTATATTAAATGCTTTGTCATCGCCTTTCCCCTTATTGAAATTCTAGACTCGCACACGTACCACTTTTTTTCCAACTCACACATTGCTCACAATAagccaataaaaatgcaacttaaagcggtttattttgcaaaagaTATTCAACGACGTGTTCGGCATAAATATTATGCCAAGGTGTAGCATACATTTAGGAGCAATAACAAGTAACACGACTAGGAAACACTCTAACTCAAGAGGATTAAAGTTAAGCTTAATTTACattaagtattatatttatagtaatGAAAACTCCTTACTCGACTTGTGATAAGAAAGTTGTTAACTGAAATCAATGTgttaaattcaattctttttggcttgaaaacaagtttttttataatatttttataagccatattaaaatgcaattgagaaaaagaaaccatatatatttttttctaaagatCACCTACAACTTGTGACTAgcgcaataaaaataagtatcatTGTACTTGTAGCGTTCGGATGAATAATTccaataaaagaagaaaaaggtAAAAAGTTTACACAATTCCGCTGAAATCATACATTGAAACACCTTTGGTTATCCTCGTATATACACTTTATGGATATGGGCAATAATAAAGTGAAGAACGTATTAATAAAAGCCACCTCAGAAAACAGTTTAAAGCTGTGCACAGAATGCCAAGGGCGGCATTTGAGAGtgaaaaacataaatgtaTAACAACATGTTGTATCAAATGGAAACCAGGCAggacaaaacacacacacctgaGCTGAAATTGAATGAAAGAAGAAGACACTTGGCAGCATCGTTTAATAATCGATACCAACAGCATTTTGCACATAAATCGAGTTTGAAATGTATTGCAATTGCAAGTGAAATGCATTCAAGAGAGGTTTCCTCCTCATTGATCGATGAAAGTTATGTGAATACGCCTAAAGCAGTTAACTGACTGATTTCGATGCTCAACTGCCGTTAAGATGAAGCcaactgtatgtgtgtacaaaTGTTGCCCCTCCAGCCATATGagatttatgtgtgtgtgtgtgtatgtgtagttGGCCAACTGAATGTCTCCATTAGCCCACAAAGTTGTTACAATATGGTCACAGAATTTGTTATTGCCTGGCCTTAGGCTCATTggattacaaaaacaaaagacaccCACATAAAGTGTGGAAGGAAGTCGTAATTTGTTGGCCCAGTTAGTAGCCATATCAGTTGAGGGGTTGAGGCTGATCTGATTACCCAAAAAGACATGAATGATGCCATGATGTCTGGGTTCTCTAGTCTAGTTTTCCTGTCGCATGTGTGGCAcattattatcattgtcaTTATGTATGTAGTTTTATGCATGTGAGACAAACGACAGACGATTTGGGCCAACAAAATGTCACTGAAAATGCTGTCAGGCTTTCAAcatttttcgcatttttcaGACATGGTTTGCTTGTGGTTTTTGGCCAGAACTTTAACTTGTAATGGTGTCAATGACAGTCTTATTGAGAGCTTTGTTGTCCAAAAGGTTTGTCCAAACTGAGGTCGACCTGAGGTTTcttttgttgtcgtcgttttcgttgtcgttgtcgctgtcggtTGCATGCCAAAAGCAGTTttcgcattttaaatttttactcaGGCAAAAATAGTTAgcagtttaatttattgtagaTTCTTGTTGTAGTTTCACCCACTTTGTGGGTAACTTACCTTTTGATCCTTCCAGCCCACTAAAGGCGGAAAGCAAATAACAAATGAGAGTACCCAAATGCCGGCGATTAAGGACTTGGCCTTCTTCGTTGACATAATGCTGGGATAGGTGACGGGTCGCGTGACTGCAACGTATCGATCCAAAGATATGGCACATAGATTCAATATCGATGCCGTGCACATCCAGACATCCACGGCCAGCCAAATGCGGCACCAGACATCGCCAAATATCCAAAcctagccaaaaaaaaaaataaaaagagttaataaaaaataaatttaaatacaatagatAAGAGCTAAACCAACTTTTTCCGATACATATGTGACCTCAAATGGCCGAAAACataatataaactttttttgtaatatttttatattttaaatttattttttacagacttctaaatttaaaacataaagcacagctttataacttttaattaagaaaattacgatattttggcttttgaaacatcaaattaatttaattgcattaataaGATGTcgtaaaacattaaaatatttggagGGGCTgtcgattttttaataaataagtcCAACTGtagataaatttgtataatgtgttttctcaacatatatacttatacatatacataaaagtaGCTTTATTACCTTGAACACCTCCCAGGTGGCCGAAAATGGTAGCACCGCGAGACCTACTAGTAAATCGGCTACGGCTaagttaacaataaaaaaattggtaacGCTACGTAATTTGTTTGAACAGAAGACGGCGGCAATGACAAGGCAATTGCCACCAATGACCAGTACGTTGATGAACTCGAGTATGGCCAAAGAGATCAGATTCGCCGGTTCCGTCCATTTCACAGATTTAATGAGATCCTCACACTCTGTCTCATTCATGGCGGTACTTTTGTGATGGGTGTATCTTTGTGTTCACCACCtggaaaagtcaaaaaaatacGAATCAGTAAAATTAATGCATTATTAGCCGTGTTGCCTGGACCACAAAGCTACGAATATTGCGTGGTTGGCATgcctaattaatttatgaatatacGGAAGTAAGTATACGCAGATCGAAAATACAAAAGTGACTAGAGAAAAGGAAAGTTTTTGGTTGTGGCATAACATCATGAAGAAACGTTAATGAATGGCCAGCGGGCGAAAAGGCTATCTGTGAACTCTGCCCGACTTGATGACTAGCCAATCTGCTTAACTTGTTTCACAGCAGGATACACGTAAGCCAGGCCAAAATGCTGTTTAACTCTGGTTGACAAATAATTGCAAGTTAAGCGCTTGCGGAAACGGAAGCGATGACATT
The genomic region above belongs to Drosophila innubila isolate TH190305 chromosome 3R unlocalized genomic scaffold, UK_Dinn_1.0 2_E_3R, whole genome shotgun sequence and contains:
- the LOC117792231 gene encoding octopamine receptor Oamb-like, translated to MNETECEDLIKSVKWTEPANLISLAILEFINVLVIGGNCLVIAAVFCSNKLRSVTNFFIVNLAVADLLVGLAVLPFSATWEVFKVWIFGDVWCRIWLAVDVWMCTASILNLCAISLDRYVAVTRPVTYPSIMSTKKAKSLIAGIWVLSFVICFPPLVGWKDQKAMVQPTYTRGNYTLYYATTMSSTQDEQLDIDSNSIKHKGAGASLISGNRIANGNGNKNGNAYNPYDPNFAPIDGSAEIHIAAMTTSSTTTTTTTIPPVTEMDYDLLNAPVQNVVQPATSCPWKCELTNDRGYVLYSALGSFYIPMFVMLFFYWRIYRAAVRTTRAINQGFKTTKGSKGIGSRFEEQRLTLRIHRGRGSNQQDSLHSNGSTQSTTTTLGTPSPERLSKYATRRLHHQHDKIKISVSYPSSENINELAQSEAAHERRPSGNALFSVHYNGAHGRESTESQLYRQQHHGGSTCYLQVSKALPELSRRQSNTSELGAGHARSANKKMGRRNIKAQVKRFRMETKAAKTLAIIVGMFIFCWCPFFTMYIIRPFCQDCVDPLLFSILFWLGYCNSAVNPMIYALFSKDFRFAFKRIICRCFCSRQSVSLKSSRRGSDMSAIRIQGRTPSITPSAAAHSFGDESELHHSHSELGNDSR